A DNA window from Methylobacterium sp. NMS14P contains the following coding sequences:
- a CDS encoding response regulator: MTMLVGRRVLLVEDESLVAMLAEDMLLDLGCEVDVAMRLDKALGLARSEAFDLAVLDVNLGDARSYPVADLLFGRGIPFLFATGYGQRGLEVNYRGIPVLQKPYQAEPLEHLLVRLLTGEASLRGGGRDLPPSCRCQDTHGGGTRFRADRAS, from the coding sequence ATGACGATGTTGGTCGGACGCCGTGTGTTGCTGGTCGAGGACGAGAGCCTCGTGGCCATGCTCGCGGAGGACATGCTGCTCGACCTCGGTTGCGAGGTGGACGTCGCCATGCGGCTCGACAAGGCGCTCGGCCTGGCTCGGTCCGAGGCCTTCGACCTCGCCGTGCTGGACGTGAACCTCGGCGATGCGCGCAGCTACCCGGTCGCCGACCTGCTCTTCGGGCGTGGCATCCCGTTCCTGTTCGCGACCGGCTACGGCCAGCGGGGACTTGAGGTGAACTACCGGGGCATCCCGGTGCTGCAGAAGCCCTACCAAGCCGAGCCGTTGGAGCACCTGCTCGTCCGGCTGCTGACCGGCGAGGCGTCCCTTCGCGGCGGCGGCCGCGACCTGCCGCCGTCATGCCGGTGCCAGGACACGCATGGCGGCGGCACCCGGTTTCGTGCCGACCGAGCCAGTTGA